CAGGTACCATTTCTAATTAAACATCTTCTTAATGCAATGTCTTGAAAATGATTGCCTTCAAATTCTTGAATTGAATAATCAAAACCTGAATTAACATTTGAAACATTATTATCATAAACTTCTGAAAAATTATTAATCAACCATTCTAATTCACCAGGGTTTTGTTGTAAAAATTAAAAATATGCATCTTCATATAAAGTTAATGCACCTTGTACACTAACAGGTTGCCCTTTAACATCCCAAATTAAACGCCATTTATCTTTACCATAAATCTTGTCAAAATTAGCCAGAACTTCATTCTTTCTACTTCCAATTGCTCCAGGTCTACCAATTTTCTGCCAATCTGTCATGTTAATTTATTTTTATAAACAATTTAAATATTCTACTATTCTTTAAGAGATATATTCTAAAACTCAATCCCTCTCCGCGCAAAAATCCCCTTCTCAAACGGATGTTTTTCCATCTGCATGTTAGTGACTAAATCAGCAATTTTCTTAATTTTATCAGGTGCATTGCGTCCGGTTAATATGAGTTCCATTTTCGCAGGTTTACTTGAAATCATTTCAAGAATTTCATCAACAGAAATTAGGCCTTTTGCAATGCAGTTATTAATTTCATCTAAAAATACCATATCGTATTCGCCTGAATTGATTATTTTTTTTGCGCGCTGTAAAGCTTCAGAAACAAACGCTTTTTCTTCAGCGTCGCTTGTAAAACAGTGTCTGCAATCACCGCAATCTTCTTCAGTTCGTATGTAAAAACCTTTGTAAATATTTTCGTCAAGTTTAACTTGCACATTTTCTTTTAAGCACATTTTGCCATATTGTTCAATTTCTATCATGTTGCTTAGATAATTTTGTATTGCGATATATTCTCCGGTATAGTAACCCCCTTTAAGAAATTGTATTATTTTTATTCGGAGATTTTGTCCAATTCCCCGCAATGCCATGCCGAATGCAGTAGTGGATTTACCCTTGCCATCTCCTGTATATACATGTACTAAGCCTAAGTTGTCTTTACTCATTTTATACGGAGCATTTGGAAAATCCGCAGCTAGGACATGTGCTGCATCCCTCTGAATGGTACAATTTTGTTTTGCATTGCGGGCAAAGATTTTCTTCAGTTTCTTTTTTTTTATGGTGTTTTGTAGTATCTAAATTAATTACTTGCGCTTCTCTGCTGCCATCTCTGTAAATAGTTATACCTTTGCAGCCTAACTGATAGGCTAATAAGAAAGCTTTTTCAACATCTTTAGTTGTCGCATCATGTGTAAAATTAACCGTTTTAGAAACTGCATTTTCAATGTTTCTCTGGAAAGCCGCTTGAATCTTGATATGCCATATAGGGTCAATATCATGTGACACAACAAATATTTTTTTTACGTCTTGAGGCACAGCATCAACATGCTGTACTGAACCTGTTTTAGCAATTTCTTCCATTAATTCCTCCGAATAAAAACCGCGTTCTTTAGCAATTTTTTCAAAAAAATGGTTAATATAAAGAAGTTTATGGTCTCCGCCTAGAATATTTTGTTTTACAAAAGATATTGCGAATAATGGTTCAATCCCATTTGATGCGTCAGCAATCATCCCAATTGAACCCGTTGGCGCAATCGTTGTTCTTGTTGCATTTCTCATGTTTTGTCCATTGTAGATGCTTCTTTCAATATTGGGAAAATTGCCTCTTTCTACTGCAAGCGCAATAGATTTTAGTTTAGATTCTTGCTGAATAAATCCCATTATTTTTTCAGCAGTTTCAACAGCTTGTTCAGTGTTGTATCCGATATTAAGTTGCAGCAACATATCGGCAAAACCCATTATGCCCAAACCTATTTTTCTATTCCCTTTGGTCATATTTTCAATTTCAGGTAGAGGAAAATTATTTTTATCTATAACATTGTCTAAAAAGTGTACAGATATATGCACAACTTTTCTGAGTTCATCATAATCAATATTGCCGTTCTTAACAAATTTCACCAGGTTGATAGAACCAAGGTTGCATGATTCGTAAGGTAGTAAAGGCTGCTCCCCGCATGGATTAGTGCTTTCAATTTCCCCAATTTCAGGAGTAGGATTATCTCTGTTCATCCTGTCAAGAAACACAATTCCGGGCTCACCATTTTTCCATGCATTTGTTACAATTAAATTAAAAACATCTCTTGCTAATAAGGAACCTTCATGAATCTTTGTTCTTGGATTATAAAGTTCATACTCTTCATCATTTTCAACTGCCTGCATGAATTTCTCAGTTAAACCAACTGAAATATTAAAATTATTAAAAGCTCCTTCTTTTTCTTTGCAATTGATAAATTCTATAATATCCGGGTGATCAATGCGCAATATTCCCATGTTAGCCCCTCTCCTTTTTCCGCCTTGTTTAATTGTCTCAGTGGCGACATTATAAACTTTCATAAATGAGATTGGTCCGGATGATACTCCTTTAGTACTCATCACCACATCATTTTTCGGTCTTAATCTGGAAAATGCGAAACCTGTGCCCCCTCCCGATTTATGAATAATTGCAGCATGTTTTACCCCATCAAATATTTCGCTGATTGAATCTCCAACCGGCAAAACAAAACATCCAGCTAATTGTTGAAGTTCATTACCCGCATTCATTAAAGTTGGGCTATTAGGCAAAAATATTAGAGAAGTCATTATATCAAAAAACTTTTTTGAGGTTTCTTCGACATTTCCATTATACAATGCATCTGCAGAAGCAATATTCTCCGCCACCCTTCTAAACATATCTTTAGGAGTCTCAACTAGTTTCCCGTCGTGATTTCGTTTAAGATATCTTTCAGCAAGAACTTTGATACTATTCATAGGGAGCTTCAAATCATCTTCTCTACCTAAAATTTTTAGCTTTTCATCTCTTAATTTTTTACGATTTTCTCTATAAAGAATATATGCTTTAGCTGTTGAAGCGTAACCTCCTTCAATTAACACATTTTCAACAAGATCCTGAATTTGTTCAACCTTGGGAATTGTATGCCCGTTAAATTTATTTTCTAAACCTTGACTGACTAATGAAGCTACATATTTAGCTTTTTCAAAATCGTGCCCACCAACAGATTTAGCCGCTTTAAAGATTGCTTCGGCAATTTTAATTTGATCAAAATTAACTATAGAACCATCCCTTTTTTGTATTTGTTTTAATGTCCCCATATTTAACACCCCATTTACTTTTTTTGAGATTTATTATTTATATATTTAATTCTAGTGCATACATTAGTTTAGAGTTAGTAATTATCTAATAATAGTAACAAATTATTCTTCAGAAATTTTGATACAATTTACAGGGCAAACTTCTTCAGCTTCCTTATTTTTTCCAATATCACTTAAATTTGTTTGTTTTGGTTTAGCTTTAAATAGGCCATTTTTTTCAACAAGTTCCCAGTTTTCAGGGCATTGCACAGTGCATGCGCCGCAACCTATGCATTCTTCTTCGTTATAATTTATTTTAAACGGCATCTGGTTATTCCTCTTCACCAGCGGATTCATCTTCAAAATCACTATAATCTTCTTCTGTTTCTACAGCAATCTTTTCATTCATTTCTTCAATCATTTCATCTATTTGCTCATCATCCATTCCATGACCTTTTGAACCTTCTTCAATGGTTTCAGTTGCAGCCATATGGCATCCGACACAATGCAAACCATATTTTAGCATTACTTCTACAGTCATTGGAAATTTGTCAATTACTTCAACAAAACTCATTTTCTTTGTAATTTGATGTTTGGTTACCATAATTTTCATATGAAAATTTAATCCTTTTTAAAGGTTGTTGTTTTTTGGTTCTGTTGTGATAATTCTTAATTATGTTTAAGTATAGAAATAGACCGCGAGTATGTTCAAATTGGGGGATATATGTCATACCATTAACGAAAAATAGCGTTATTGTAGGTCAATAAATTTAAATTTATAAATAAAAATCATCAGAAAAAAATTTAATTTATTTTATCATATTTTGATAATATAATAATATAAATATAACTGATATGAAAAACAGGCCCAAAATAAATAATTCTAATGTTTTATTTTCTTTGGATATATCCCAGTTAAACGGGATTTCTATTAATGGCAGTTTAAATTCTAAACTCTCATTTATTAAGTTTTCTTCAATCTCTAATTCTTTAGGTAATGTTGGTTTATCCGGAAAAATTATACCATTACTTCCTGAATGGGGAGCATTTAATCTTGCTTCAACAATAGAACTAATATTCGCAACTTCTTTAATTCCAAATCCCGAAAAATTTAAAACGATTGCAGTAATAATTTGATTAGTCTTATCCTGTTCAGCATTTGCTATTATTGACCAAACCCCCATACACTTTCCTATTTCTAAATCCCAATCGTGGCAAACATATGTCATTAGATCTGTTTCTTTACTAATGTTAAACATGCTATAATTAAAAATAAGAGTAGAATTTGCAAACTCGTAATTCGTTTGTATAACATAATTTGACAAAAACCCAGCATTTGGCGTTTCAAGTTTAAAGAATGACATGTTTTTAGGATTTTTGCTTGAAACATTTGTGTTATGCAAAGTTGCATAAAACTCGTTATTTGTTTTGGCAAATTTTATATCATAAACTGTTTCAGCCATTGTATGGTAATTACCTGAATAATTTTCCAATGTATAAATTTTAATATTTGAATTTGGATAATAAAATTCGAGATTAACACCAATATTGTCCTTTTGATTCATATCCATTTCAAAATCGAAAGCCCGAGCAACAATAAAGGTATTTTTTAAATATTTGCGGTTTCCTACAGAA
This genomic window from Candidatus Woesearchaeota archaeon contains:
- a CDS encoding cob(I)yrinic acid a,c-diamide adenosyltransferase, which translates into the protein MSKDNLGLVHVYTGDGKGKSTTAFGMALRGIGQNLRIKIIQFLKGGYYTGEYIAIQNYLSNMIEIEQYGKMCLKENVQVKLDENIYKGFYIRTEEDCGDCRHCFTSDAEEKAFVSEALQRAKKIINSGEYDMVFLDEINNCIAKGLISVDEILEMISSKPAKMELILTGRNAPDKIKKIADLVTNMQMEKHPFEKGIFARRGIEF
- a CDS encoding vitamin B12-dependent ribonucleotide reductase — protein: MGTLKQIQKRDGSIVNFDQIKIAEAIFKAAKSVGGHDFEKAKYVASLVSQGLENKFNGHTIPKVEQIQDLVENVLIEGGYASTAKAYILYRENRKKLRDEKLKILGREDDLKLPMNSIKVLAERYLKRNHDGKLVETPKDMFRRVAENIASADALYNGNVEETSKKFFDIMTSLIFLPNSPTLMNAGNELQQLAGCFVLPVGDSISEIFDGVKHAAIIHKSGGGTGFAFSRLRPKNDVVMSTKGVSSGPISFMKVYNVATETIKQGGKRRGANMGILRIDHPDIIEFINCKEKEGAFNNFNISVGLTEKFMQAVENDEEYELYNPRTKIHEGSLLARDVFNLIVTNAWKNGEPGIVFLDRMNRDNPTPEIGEIESTNPCGEQPLLPYESCNLGSINLVKFVKNGNIDYDELRKVVHISVHFLDNVIDKNNFPLPEIENMTKGNRKIGLGIMGFADMLLQLNIGYNTEQAVETAEKIMGFIQQESKLKSIALAVERGNFPNIERSIYNGQNMRNATRTTIAPTGSIGMIADASNGIEPLFAISFVKQNILGGDHKLLYINHFFEKIAKERGFYSEELMEEIAKTGSVQHVDAVPQDVKKIFVVSHDIDPIWHIKIQAAFQRNIENAVSKTVNFTHDATTKDVEKAFLLAYQLGCKGITIYRDGSREAQVINLDTTKHHKKKETEENLCPQCKTKLYHSEGCSTCPSCGFSKCSV
- a CDS encoding ferredoxin, which codes for MPFKINYNEEECIGCGACTVQCPENWELVEKNGLFKAKPKQTNLSDIGKNKEAEEVCPVNCIKISEE
- a CDS encoding DUF1858 domain-containing protein, which gives rise to MVTKHQITKKMSFVEVIDKFPMTVEVMLKYGLHCVGCHMAATETIEEGSKGHGMDDEQIDEMIEEMNEKIAVETEEDYSDFEDESAGEEE